The following coding sequences lie in one Ctenopharyngodon idella isolate HZGC_01 chromosome 11, HZGC01, whole genome shotgun sequence genomic window:
- the atp2b4 gene encoding plasma membrane calcium-transporting ATPase 4 isoform X1, with product MANNTADHPPGNSVTEVDHDGDFGCTMMQLRELMELRSGEAVNKIAECYGDVQGICRRLKTSPIEGLSGNPADLEKRHTSFGKNFIPPKKPKTFLQLVWEALQDVTLIILEVAAIISLGLSFYHPQGDGNDNCGQAAGGVEDEGEAQAGWIEGAAILFSVIIVVLVTAFNDWSKEKQFRGLQSRIEQEQKFTVIRKGQVIQIPVAEIVVGDIAQIKYGDLLPADGILIQGNDLKIDESSLTGESDHVRKSLEKDPMLLSGTHVMEGSGRMLVSAVGLNSQTGIIFTLLGAGSEDEEKKVKKGKKQGPPENRNKAKTQDGIALEIQPLKSEEGAESEEKEEKEEKEKKKVNVTKKEKSVLQSKLTRLAVQIGKAGLIMSAVTVIILILYFVIDTFGVQGREWTAECTPIYIQYFVKFFIIGVTVLVVAVPEGLPLAVTISLAYSVKKMMKDNNLVRHLDACETMGNATAICSDKTGTLTMNRMTVVQAFIGDTHYKSVPEPEAINPQTLEILVNSISINSAYTTKILPPEKEGGLPRHVGNKTECALLGLVMDLKRDYQPIRDEVPEEKLYKVYTFNSSRKSMSTVLKNANGPGFRMYSKGASEIVLRKCSHILDASGQQRIFKAKDRDEMVQKVIEPMACDGLRTICVAMRDFTTEPDWENEAEILNDLTCICVVGIEDPVRPEVPEAISKCQRAGITVRMVTGDNINTARAIATKCGILQPGEDFLCMEGKDFNQQIRNDKGEVEQERLDKVWPKLRVLARSSPTDKHTLVKGIIDSTVGETRQVVAVTGDGTNDGPALKKADVGFAMGIAGTDVAKEASDIILTDDNFTSIVKAVMWGRNVYDSISKFLQFQLTVNVVAVIVAFTGACITQDSPLKAVQMLWVNLIMDTLASLALATEPPTESLLLRRPYGRDKPLISRTMMKNILGHAVYQLIITFTLLFAGEKFFSIDSGRNTPLHSPPSEHYTIIFNVFVMMQLFNEINARKIHGERNVFEGIYRNPIFCCVVLGTFALQIIIVQFGGKPFSCTALTIDQWLWCVFIGVGELLWGQFITAIPTHRLKFLKEAGHGIPKEDIPDEVLTEGADEIDLAEMELRRGQILWFRGLNRIQTQIKVVNAFRSSLYEGLEKPESRSSIHNFMSHPEFVPLSEEEPRVPTIDEGCVEIEQLPSSSRNGGGGEPPDRSLHSQEFCV from the exons GCCTCTCTGGTAACCCTGCTGATTTGGAAAAGCGCCACACATCATTTGGTAAAAACTTCATCCCCCCCAAGAAGCCCAAGACCTTTCTGCAGTTGGTATGGGAGGCCCTGCAGGATGTCACCCTCATTATCCTGGAGGTGGCAGCCATTATTTCTTTGGGCTTGTCCTTCTACCACCCACAAGGGGATGGCAACGACA ACTGTGGCCAAGCAGCTGGGGGTGTTGAAGATGAGGGCGAGGCCCAGGCAGGATGGATTGAAGGTGCTGCCATCTTGTTTTCAGTTATAATCGTGGTGCTAGTGACGGCCTTCAATGACTGGAGCAAAGAGAAACAGTTCCGTGGGCTTCAGAGCCGCATAGAACAGGAGCAGAAGTTTACAGTCATCCGCAAGGGTCAGGTCATCCAGATCCCTGTGGCTGAGATCGTCGTGGGAGATATTGCACAAATCAAATACG GTGACCTTCTCCCAGCTGATGGTATCTTGATCCAGGGTAATGACCTGAAGATTGATGAAAGCTCTCTCACTGGGGAGTCCGATCATGTCCGCAAATCTCTGGAGAAGGACCCCATGCTCCTTTCCG GAACTCATGTGATGGAGGGATCTGGCCGAATGCTGGTCAGTGCTGTGGGCCTGAATTCTCAGACTGGAATCATTTTCACCCTCTTGGGTGCCGGCAGTGAGGATGAGGAAAAGAAGGTGAAGAAAG GTAAAAAACAAGGACCCCCCGAAAATCGCAACAAAG CTAAGACCCAGGATGGCATCGCCCTGGAGATACAACCTCTGAAGAGCGAGGAAGGTGCAGAGTCAGAGGAGAAggaggaaaaagaagaaaaggagaaaaagaaggTCAACGTTACCAAGAAAGAAAAGTCAGTCCTGCAGAGCAAGCTGACCAGGCTAGCGGTTCAGATTGGAAAAGCAG GTCTCATCATGTCTGCAGTGACAGTCATCATCCTCATCCTGTACTTTGTAATTGATACGTTCGGCGTCCAGGGTCGTGAGTGGACGGCGGAGTGTACTCCCATCTACATACAATATTTTGTGAAGTTTTTCATTATTGGTGTGACTGTGCTTGTGGTGGCCGTGCCTGAAGGGCTGCCTCTAGCTGTCACTATCTCCCTGGCTTATTCCGTCAAG AAAATGATGAAAGACAACAACCTGGTTAGGCACCTGGATGCCTGTGAGACCATGGGTAATGCCACTGCCATCTGCTCTGACAAAACTGGAACGCTGACTATGAATCGCATGACAGTGGTGCAGGCTTTCATAGGTGACACACACTATAAAAGCGTTCCTGAACCAGAGGCCATTAATCCACAGACTTTGGAGATACTGGTGAACAGCATCTCCATAAACTCAGCATACACTACCAAGATCCTG CCCCCAGAGAAGGAGGGAGGTCTGCCAAGGCACGTGGGTAATAAGACAGAGTGTGCCCTTCTTGGTCTGGTGATGGACCTGAAGAGGGACTATCAGCCTATTAGAGATGAGGTTCCTGAGGAGAAGCTTTATAAGGTTTACACATTCAACTCCTCCCGGAAGAGCATGAGCACCGTACTAAAGAACGCCAATGGTCCTGGCTTCCGAATGTACAGCAAGGGTGCCTCTGAGATTGTCCTGCGCAA GTGTTCCCATATCCTTGATGCTTCAGGCCAGCAACGCATCTTCAAGGCCAAAGATCGGGATGAGATGGTGCAGAAAGTGATTGAGCCAATGGCCtgtgatgggttaaggaccatTTGCGTAGCCATGAGGGACTTCACAACCGAGCCAGACTGGGAGAATGAGGCTGAAATTCTGAATGACCTGACCTGCATCTGTGTTGTGGGCATTGAAGACCCCGTCCGTCCTGAG GTTCCTGAGGCTATCTCTAAATGTCAGCGAGCAGGCATCACGGTCCGTATGGTCACCGGAGACAACATCAACACAGCCCGTGCCATCGCCACCAAATGTGGAATCCTGCAGCCTGGAGAGGACTTCCTGTGCATGGAGGGCAAAGACTTCAACCAGCAGATTCGCAATGACAAAGGAGAG GTTGAACAAGAGCGTCTTGACAAGGTCTGGCCCAAACTGCGTGTTCTTGCTCGTTCTTCCCCAACAGACAAACACACTCTGGTTAAAG GCATCATTGACAGCACAGTTGGAGAAACGAGACAGGTGGTGGCTGTGACTGGAGATGGCACTAATGACGGTCCTGCCCTTAAAAAAGCAGATGTTGGCTTTGCTATG GGAATTGCAGGCACAGATGTTGCAAAGGAGGCCTCTGACATCATCCTTACTGATGACAACTTCACCAGTATTGTCAAAGCCGTGATGTGGGGACGAAATGTCTATGACAGCATTTCTAAGTTTCTGCAGTTTCAACTGACTGTCAATGTGGTGGCTGTGATTGTTGCTTTCACTGGAGCCTGCATCACACAG GACTCTCCACTTAAAGCTGTTCAGATGTTGTGGGTAAATCTGATTATGGACACACTGGCTTCTTTGGCTCTGGCAACGGAACCCCCAACAGAATCACTCCTACTGAGAAGACCTTATGGCCGTGACAAGCCACTCATTTCCAGGACTATGATGAAGAACATCTTGGGTCATGCCGTTTACCAACTTATCATCACATTTACTCTTCTCTTTGCTG GTGAGAAATTCTTTAGCATTGATAGCGGCCGGAACACCCCTCTCCATTCACCACCGTCTGAACACTACACCATCATCTTCAACGTCTTTGTCATGATGCAGCTCTTCAACGAGATCAATGCCCGCAAGATCCATGGAGAGAGGAATGTGTTTGAGGGAATCTACCGGAACCCCATTTTCTGCTGCGTCGTACTGGGAACCTTTGCTCTgcag ATCATCATTGTGCAGTTTGGAGGGAAGCCATTCTCTTGCACGGCCCTCACCATCGATCAGTGGCTCTGGTGTGTGTTCATAGGTGTTGGTGAGCTGCTCTGGGGCCAG TTCATCACTGCCATCCCTACCCACCGCCTCAAGTTCCTGAAGGAGGCCGGTCACGGCATCCCCAAAGAGGACATCCCTGATGAGGTGCTAACTGAAGGTGCGGATGAAATTGACCTCGCTGAGATGGAGCTGCGCAGGGGACAGATCCTGTGGTTCAGAGGACTCAACCGCATCCAGACTCAG ATTAAGGTGGTGAACGCATTCCGTAGCTCCCTGTACGAGGGCCTAGAGAAGCCAGAATCCAGAAGCTCCATCCATAACTTCATGTCCCACCCTGAGTTTGTACCCCTGTCCGAGGAGGAACCCCGCGTCCCCACGATAGATGAGGGCTGTGTAGAGATCGAGCAGCTCCCCTCCTCTTCCAGAAATGGAGGTGGTGGCGAACCCCCAGACCGCTCTCTTCACAGCCAGGAATTCTGCGTGTGA
- the atp2b4 gene encoding plasma membrane calcium-transporting ATPase 4 isoform X3: MANNTADHPPGNSVTEVDHDGDFGCTMMQLRELMELRSGEAVNKIAECYGDVQGICRRLKTSPIEGLSGNPADLEKRHTSFGKNFIPPKKPKTFLQLVWEALQDVTLIILEVAAIISLGLSFYHPQGDGNDNCGQAAGGVEDEGEAQAGWIEGAAILFSVIIVVLVTAFNDWSKEKQFRGLQSRIEQEQKFTVIRKGQVIQIPVAEIVVGDIAQIKYGDLLPADGILIQGNDLKIDESSLTGESDHVRKSLEKDPMLLSGTHVMEGSGRMLVSAVGLNSQTGIIFTLLGAGSEDEEKKVKKAKTQDGIALEIQPLKSEEGAESEEKEEKEEKEKKKVNVTKKEKSVLQSKLTRLAVQIGKAGLIMSAVTVIILILYFVIDTFGVQGREWTAECTPIYIQYFVKFFIIGVTVLVVAVPEGLPLAVTISLAYSVKKMMKDNNLVRHLDACETMGNATAICSDKTGTLTMNRMTVVQAFIGDTHYKSVPEPEAINPQTLEILVNSISINSAYTTKILPPEKEGGLPRHVGNKTECALLGLVMDLKRDYQPIRDEVPEEKLYKVYTFNSSRKSMSTVLKNANGPGFRMYSKGASEIVLRKCSHILDASGQQRIFKAKDRDEMVQKVIEPMACDGLRTICVAMRDFTTEPDWENEAEILNDLTCICVVGIEDPVRPEVPEAISKCQRAGITVRMVTGDNINTARAIATKCGILQPGEDFLCMEGKDFNQQIRNDKGEVEQERLDKVWPKLRVLARSSPTDKHTLVKGIIDSTVGETRQVVAVTGDGTNDGPALKKADVGFAMGIAGTDVAKEASDIILTDDNFTSIVKAVMWGRNVYDSISKFLQFQLTVNVVAVIVAFTGACITQDSPLKAVQMLWVNLIMDTLASLALATEPPTESLLLRRPYGRDKPLISRTMMKNILGHAVYQLIITFTLLFAGEKFFSIDSGRNTPLHSPPSEHYTIIFNVFVMMQLFNEINARKIHGERNVFEGIYRNPIFCCVVLGTFALQIIIVQFGGKPFSCTALTIDQWLWCVFIGVGELLWGQFITAIPTHRLKFLKEAGHGIPKEDIPDEVLTEGADEIDLAEMELRRGQILWFRGLNRIQTQIKVVNAFRSSLYEGLEKPESRSSIHNFMSHPEFVPLSEEEPRVPTIDEGCVEIEQLPSSSRNGGGGEPPDRSLHSQEFCV, from the exons GCCTCTCTGGTAACCCTGCTGATTTGGAAAAGCGCCACACATCATTTGGTAAAAACTTCATCCCCCCCAAGAAGCCCAAGACCTTTCTGCAGTTGGTATGGGAGGCCCTGCAGGATGTCACCCTCATTATCCTGGAGGTGGCAGCCATTATTTCTTTGGGCTTGTCCTTCTACCACCCACAAGGGGATGGCAACGACA ACTGTGGCCAAGCAGCTGGGGGTGTTGAAGATGAGGGCGAGGCCCAGGCAGGATGGATTGAAGGTGCTGCCATCTTGTTTTCAGTTATAATCGTGGTGCTAGTGACGGCCTTCAATGACTGGAGCAAAGAGAAACAGTTCCGTGGGCTTCAGAGCCGCATAGAACAGGAGCAGAAGTTTACAGTCATCCGCAAGGGTCAGGTCATCCAGATCCCTGTGGCTGAGATCGTCGTGGGAGATATTGCACAAATCAAATACG GTGACCTTCTCCCAGCTGATGGTATCTTGATCCAGGGTAATGACCTGAAGATTGATGAAAGCTCTCTCACTGGGGAGTCCGATCATGTCCGCAAATCTCTGGAGAAGGACCCCATGCTCCTTTCCG GAACTCATGTGATGGAGGGATCTGGCCGAATGCTGGTCAGTGCTGTGGGCCTGAATTCTCAGACTGGAATCATTTTCACCCTCTTGGGTGCCGGCAGTGAGGATGAGGAAAAGAAGGTGAAGAAAG CTAAGACCCAGGATGGCATCGCCCTGGAGATACAACCTCTGAAGAGCGAGGAAGGTGCAGAGTCAGAGGAGAAggaggaaaaagaagaaaaggagaaaaagaaggTCAACGTTACCAAGAAAGAAAAGTCAGTCCTGCAGAGCAAGCTGACCAGGCTAGCGGTTCAGATTGGAAAAGCAG GTCTCATCATGTCTGCAGTGACAGTCATCATCCTCATCCTGTACTTTGTAATTGATACGTTCGGCGTCCAGGGTCGTGAGTGGACGGCGGAGTGTACTCCCATCTACATACAATATTTTGTGAAGTTTTTCATTATTGGTGTGACTGTGCTTGTGGTGGCCGTGCCTGAAGGGCTGCCTCTAGCTGTCACTATCTCCCTGGCTTATTCCGTCAAG AAAATGATGAAAGACAACAACCTGGTTAGGCACCTGGATGCCTGTGAGACCATGGGTAATGCCACTGCCATCTGCTCTGACAAAACTGGAACGCTGACTATGAATCGCATGACAGTGGTGCAGGCTTTCATAGGTGACACACACTATAAAAGCGTTCCTGAACCAGAGGCCATTAATCCACAGACTTTGGAGATACTGGTGAACAGCATCTCCATAAACTCAGCATACACTACCAAGATCCTG CCCCCAGAGAAGGAGGGAGGTCTGCCAAGGCACGTGGGTAATAAGACAGAGTGTGCCCTTCTTGGTCTGGTGATGGACCTGAAGAGGGACTATCAGCCTATTAGAGATGAGGTTCCTGAGGAGAAGCTTTATAAGGTTTACACATTCAACTCCTCCCGGAAGAGCATGAGCACCGTACTAAAGAACGCCAATGGTCCTGGCTTCCGAATGTACAGCAAGGGTGCCTCTGAGATTGTCCTGCGCAA GTGTTCCCATATCCTTGATGCTTCAGGCCAGCAACGCATCTTCAAGGCCAAAGATCGGGATGAGATGGTGCAGAAAGTGATTGAGCCAATGGCCtgtgatgggttaaggaccatTTGCGTAGCCATGAGGGACTTCACAACCGAGCCAGACTGGGAGAATGAGGCTGAAATTCTGAATGACCTGACCTGCATCTGTGTTGTGGGCATTGAAGACCCCGTCCGTCCTGAG GTTCCTGAGGCTATCTCTAAATGTCAGCGAGCAGGCATCACGGTCCGTATGGTCACCGGAGACAACATCAACACAGCCCGTGCCATCGCCACCAAATGTGGAATCCTGCAGCCTGGAGAGGACTTCCTGTGCATGGAGGGCAAAGACTTCAACCAGCAGATTCGCAATGACAAAGGAGAG GTTGAACAAGAGCGTCTTGACAAGGTCTGGCCCAAACTGCGTGTTCTTGCTCGTTCTTCCCCAACAGACAAACACACTCTGGTTAAAG GCATCATTGACAGCACAGTTGGAGAAACGAGACAGGTGGTGGCTGTGACTGGAGATGGCACTAATGACGGTCCTGCCCTTAAAAAAGCAGATGTTGGCTTTGCTATG GGAATTGCAGGCACAGATGTTGCAAAGGAGGCCTCTGACATCATCCTTACTGATGACAACTTCACCAGTATTGTCAAAGCCGTGATGTGGGGACGAAATGTCTATGACAGCATTTCTAAGTTTCTGCAGTTTCAACTGACTGTCAATGTGGTGGCTGTGATTGTTGCTTTCACTGGAGCCTGCATCACACAG GACTCTCCACTTAAAGCTGTTCAGATGTTGTGGGTAAATCTGATTATGGACACACTGGCTTCTTTGGCTCTGGCAACGGAACCCCCAACAGAATCACTCCTACTGAGAAGACCTTATGGCCGTGACAAGCCACTCATTTCCAGGACTATGATGAAGAACATCTTGGGTCATGCCGTTTACCAACTTATCATCACATTTACTCTTCTCTTTGCTG GTGAGAAATTCTTTAGCATTGATAGCGGCCGGAACACCCCTCTCCATTCACCACCGTCTGAACACTACACCATCATCTTCAACGTCTTTGTCATGATGCAGCTCTTCAACGAGATCAATGCCCGCAAGATCCATGGAGAGAGGAATGTGTTTGAGGGAATCTACCGGAACCCCATTTTCTGCTGCGTCGTACTGGGAACCTTTGCTCTgcag ATCATCATTGTGCAGTTTGGAGGGAAGCCATTCTCTTGCACGGCCCTCACCATCGATCAGTGGCTCTGGTGTGTGTTCATAGGTGTTGGTGAGCTGCTCTGGGGCCAG TTCATCACTGCCATCCCTACCCACCGCCTCAAGTTCCTGAAGGAGGCCGGTCACGGCATCCCCAAAGAGGACATCCCTGATGAGGTGCTAACTGAAGGTGCGGATGAAATTGACCTCGCTGAGATGGAGCTGCGCAGGGGACAGATCCTGTGGTTCAGAGGACTCAACCGCATCCAGACTCAG ATTAAGGTGGTGAACGCATTCCGTAGCTCCCTGTACGAGGGCCTAGAGAAGCCAGAATCCAGAAGCTCCATCCATAACTTCATGTCCCACCCTGAGTTTGTACCCCTGTCCGAGGAGGAACCCCGCGTCCCCACGATAGATGAGGGCTGTGTAGAGATCGAGCAGCTCCCCTCCTCTTCCAGAAATGGAGGTGGTGGCGAACCCCCAGACCGCTCTCTTCACAGCCAGGAATTCTGCGTGTGA
- the atp2b4 gene encoding plasma membrane calcium-transporting ATPase 4 isoform X4, translated as MANNTADHPPGNSVTEVDHDGDFGCTMMQLRELMELRSGEAVNKIAECYGDVQGICRRLKTSPIEGLSGNPADLEKRHTSFGKNFIPPKKPKTFLQLVWEALQDVTLIILEVAAIISLGLSFYHPQGDGNDNCGQAAGGVEDEGEAQAGWIEGAAILFSVIIVVLVTAFNDWSKEKQFRGLQSRIEQEQKFTVIRKGQVIQIPVAEIVVGDIAQIKYGDLLPADGILIQGNDLKIDESSLTGESDHVRKSLEKDPMLLSGTHVMEGSGRMLVSAVGLNSQTGIIFTLLGAGSEDEEKKVKKAKTQDGIALEIQPLKSEEGAESEEKEEKEEKEKKKVNVTKKEKSVLQSKLTRLAVQIGKAGLIMSAVTVIILILYFVIDTFGVQGREWTAECTPIYIQYFVKFFIIGVTVLVVAVPEGLPLAVTISLAYSVKKMMKDNNLVRHLDACETMGNATAICSDKTGTLTMNRMTVVQAFIGDTHYKSVPEPEAINPQTLEILVNSISINSAYTTKILPPEKEGGLPRHVGNKTECALLGLVMDLKRDYQPIRDEVPEEKLYKVYTFNSSRKSMSTVLKNANGPGFRMYSKGASEIVLRKCSHILDASGQQRIFKAKDRDEMVQKVIEPMACDGLRTICVAMRDFTTEPDWENEAEILNDLTCICVVGIEDPVRPEVPEAISKCQRAGITVRMVTGDNINTARAIATKCGILQPGEDFLCMEGKDFNQQIRNDKGEVEQERLDKVWPKLRVLARSSPTDKHTLVKGIIDSTVGETRQVVAVTGDGTNDGPALKKADVGFAMGIAGTDVAKEASDIILTDDNFTSIVKAVMWGRNVYDSISKFLQFQLTVNVVAVIVAFTGACITQDSPLKAVQMLWVNLIMDTLASLALATEPPTESLLLRRPYGRDKPLISRTMMKNILGHAVYQLIITFTLLFAGEKFFSIDSGRNTPLHSPPSEHYTIIFNVFVMMQLFNEINARKIHGERNVFEGIYRNPIFCCVVLGTFALQIIIVQFGGKPFSCTALTIDQWLWCVFIGVGELLWGQFITAIPTHRLKFLKEAGHGIPKEDIPDEVLTEGADEIDLAEMELRRGQILWFRGLNRIQTQMDVVYTFQTGQTAVPGALRRQPSVVSQHNDAKTVSSPTHVGISSSSLSANSAAAVGPPASASSSTTGN; from the exons GCCTCTCTGGTAACCCTGCTGATTTGGAAAAGCGCCACACATCATTTGGTAAAAACTTCATCCCCCCCAAGAAGCCCAAGACCTTTCTGCAGTTGGTATGGGAGGCCCTGCAGGATGTCACCCTCATTATCCTGGAGGTGGCAGCCATTATTTCTTTGGGCTTGTCCTTCTACCACCCACAAGGGGATGGCAACGACA ACTGTGGCCAAGCAGCTGGGGGTGTTGAAGATGAGGGCGAGGCCCAGGCAGGATGGATTGAAGGTGCTGCCATCTTGTTTTCAGTTATAATCGTGGTGCTAGTGACGGCCTTCAATGACTGGAGCAAAGAGAAACAGTTCCGTGGGCTTCAGAGCCGCATAGAACAGGAGCAGAAGTTTACAGTCATCCGCAAGGGTCAGGTCATCCAGATCCCTGTGGCTGAGATCGTCGTGGGAGATATTGCACAAATCAAATACG GTGACCTTCTCCCAGCTGATGGTATCTTGATCCAGGGTAATGACCTGAAGATTGATGAAAGCTCTCTCACTGGGGAGTCCGATCATGTCCGCAAATCTCTGGAGAAGGACCCCATGCTCCTTTCCG GAACTCATGTGATGGAGGGATCTGGCCGAATGCTGGTCAGTGCTGTGGGCCTGAATTCTCAGACTGGAATCATTTTCACCCTCTTGGGTGCCGGCAGTGAGGATGAGGAAAAGAAGGTGAAGAAAG CTAAGACCCAGGATGGCATCGCCCTGGAGATACAACCTCTGAAGAGCGAGGAAGGTGCAGAGTCAGAGGAGAAggaggaaaaagaagaaaaggagaaaaagaaggTCAACGTTACCAAGAAAGAAAAGTCAGTCCTGCAGAGCAAGCTGACCAGGCTAGCGGTTCAGATTGGAAAAGCAG GTCTCATCATGTCTGCAGTGACAGTCATCATCCTCATCCTGTACTTTGTAATTGATACGTTCGGCGTCCAGGGTCGTGAGTGGACGGCGGAGTGTACTCCCATCTACATACAATATTTTGTGAAGTTTTTCATTATTGGTGTGACTGTGCTTGTGGTGGCCGTGCCTGAAGGGCTGCCTCTAGCTGTCACTATCTCCCTGGCTTATTCCGTCAAG AAAATGATGAAAGACAACAACCTGGTTAGGCACCTGGATGCCTGTGAGACCATGGGTAATGCCACTGCCATCTGCTCTGACAAAACTGGAACGCTGACTATGAATCGCATGACAGTGGTGCAGGCTTTCATAGGTGACACACACTATAAAAGCGTTCCTGAACCAGAGGCCATTAATCCACAGACTTTGGAGATACTGGTGAACAGCATCTCCATAAACTCAGCATACACTACCAAGATCCTG CCCCCAGAGAAGGAGGGAGGTCTGCCAAGGCACGTGGGTAATAAGACAGAGTGTGCCCTTCTTGGTCTGGTGATGGACCTGAAGAGGGACTATCAGCCTATTAGAGATGAGGTTCCTGAGGAGAAGCTTTATAAGGTTTACACATTCAACTCCTCCCGGAAGAGCATGAGCACCGTACTAAAGAACGCCAATGGTCCTGGCTTCCGAATGTACAGCAAGGGTGCCTCTGAGATTGTCCTGCGCAA GTGTTCCCATATCCTTGATGCTTCAGGCCAGCAACGCATCTTCAAGGCCAAAGATCGGGATGAGATGGTGCAGAAAGTGATTGAGCCAATGGCCtgtgatgggttaaggaccatTTGCGTAGCCATGAGGGACTTCACAACCGAGCCAGACTGGGAGAATGAGGCTGAAATTCTGAATGACCTGACCTGCATCTGTGTTGTGGGCATTGAAGACCCCGTCCGTCCTGAG GTTCCTGAGGCTATCTCTAAATGTCAGCGAGCAGGCATCACGGTCCGTATGGTCACCGGAGACAACATCAACACAGCCCGTGCCATCGCCACCAAATGTGGAATCCTGCAGCCTGGAGAGGACTTCCTGTGCATGGAGGGCAAAGACTTCAACCAGCAGATTCGCAATGACAAAGGAGAG GTTGAACAAGAGCGTCTTGACAAGGTCTGGCCCAAACTGCGTGTTCTTGCTCGTTCTTCCCCAACAGACAAACACACTCTGGTTAAAG GCATCATTGACAGCACAGTTGGAGAAACGAGACAGGTGGTGGCTGTGACTGGAGATGGCACTAATGACGGTCCTGCCCTTAAAAAAGCAGATGTTGGCTTTGCTATG GGAATTGCAGGCACAGATGTTGCAAAGGAGGCCTCTGACATCATCCTTACTGATGACAACTTCACCAGTATTGTCAAAGCCGTGATGTGGGGACGAAATGTCTATGACAGCATTTCTAAGTTTCTGCAGTTTCAACTGACTGTCAATGTGGTGGCTGTGATTGTTGCTTTCACTGGAGCCTGCATCACACAG GACTCTCCACTTAAAGCTGTTCAGATGTTGTGGGTAAATCTGATTATGGACACACTGGCTTCTTTGGCTCTGGCAACGGAACCCCCAACAGAATCACTCCTACTGAGAAGACCTTATGGCCGTGACAAGCCACTCATTTCCAGGACTATGATGAAGAACATCTTGGGTCATGCCGTTTACCAACTTATCATCACATTTACTCTTCTCTTTGCTG GTGAGAAATTCTTTAGCATTGATAGCGGCCGGAACACCCCTCTCCATTCACCACCGTCTGAACACTACACCATCATCTTCAACGTCTTTGTCATGATGCAGCTCTTCAACGAGATCAATGCCCGCAAGATCCATGGAGAGAGGAATGTGTTTGAGGGAATCTACCGGAACCCCATTTTCTGCTGCGTCGTACTGGGAACCTTTGCTCTgcag ATCATCATTGTGCAGTTTGGAGGGAAGCCATTCTCTTGCACGGCCCTCACCATCGATCAGTGGCTCTGGTGTGTGTTCATAGGTGTTGGTGAGCTGCTCTGGGGCCAG TTCATCACTGCCATCCCTACCCACCGCCTCAAGTTCCTGAAGGAGGCCGGTCACGGCATCCCCAAAGAGGACATCCCTGATGAGGTGCTAACTGAAGGTGCGGATGAAATTGACCTCGCTGAGATGGAGCTGCGCAGGGGACAGATCCTGTGGTTCAGAGGACTCAACCGCATCCAGACTCAG ATGGACGTGGTTTATACATTCCAGACAGGCCAAACGGCGGTGCCTGGGGCCCTGCGTCGCCAGCCCTCCGTGGTCAGCCAGCACAACGACGCAAAAACTGTTTCTAGCCCCACCCATGTAGGGATTTCCTCTTCCTCCCTGTCCGCCAACTCTGCTGCAGCTGTTGGGCCGCCCGCCTCTGCTTCCTCTTCTACTACAGGCA ATTAA